The DNA sequence ATTTGCCGTGAGCATGGCGTAAGCCAAGCCACCTACTACCAGTGGAAGGCCAAGTTTGGCGGCATGGAGGCCTCGGACGTTCGCAGGCTCAAGGAGCTTGTAGAAGAGAACAGTAAGCTCAAGCGCATGTTCGCCAATCTTAGCCTCGAAAACGAGGCATTGAAGGATGTCATCGCAAAAAAGCTCT is a window from the Desulfomicrobium apsheronum genome containing:
- a CDS encoding transposase, which gives rise to MKKSRFSESQIIRILKEGDGGRKVVDICREHGVSQATYYQWKAKFGGMEASDVRRLKELVEENSKLKRMFANLSLENEALKDVIAKKL